The proteins below come from a single Serinus canaria isolate serCan28SL12 chromosome 6, serCan2020, whole genome shotgun sequence genomic window:
- the TSPAN15 gene encoding tetraspanin-15 isoform X2 — protein sequence MAAGDPEQARYCGRLSYLCLKLSLITYSTTFWVIGALILAVGIYAEIERQKYKTLESAFLAPAIILILLGIVMFLVSFVGVLASLRDNLCLLQAFMYILGICLLIELTGGVVALIFRNQTIKFLNDNIRRGIENYYDDLDFKNIMDSVQKQFKCCGGEDYRDWSQNVYHNCAAPGPLACGVPYTCCIRNRTDIINTMCGYKTIDQERLSVQHVIHVRGCTNAVLIWFLDNYSIMAGVLLGILLPQRDSLLIQVVKTRAVFNSGVFC from the exons ATGGCGGCGGGTGACCCGGAGCAGGCGCGCTACTGCGGGCGGCTCTCGTACCTGTGCCTGAAGCTGAGCCTCATCACCTACTCCACCACCTTCTGG GTGATTGGAGCCCTCATCCTCGCTGTTGGGATTTATGCAGAAATTGAAAGACAGAAGTACAAAACTCTAGAAAGTGCCTTTCTAGCCccagcaattattttaatacttttggGCATTGTGATGTTCCTGGTATCCTTTGTGGGTGTACTGGCTTCTCTGAGAGACAATTTATGCCTTCTGCAAGCA TTCATGTACATCCTTGGTATCTGCCTGCTGATCGAGCTGACAGGTGGAGTGGTGGCCCTGATCTTCAGGAACCAG ACAATCAAATTCTTGAATGATAACATTAGAAGAGGAATTGAGAATTACTATGATGATTTAGACTTCAAGAACATCATGGATTCTGTTCAAAAGCag tTCAAGTGCTGTGGTGGGGAAGATTATAGAGACTGGTCCCAAAATGTGTACCACAActgtgcagctccaggaccACTGGCCTGTGGGGTGCCCTACACTTGCTGCATCAGAAACAGG acagACATTATCAACACAATGTGTGGATACAAAACCATTGACCAAGAG CGCCTGAGCGTTCAGCACGTGATCCACGTCCGAGGGTGCACCAACGCCGTGCTCATCTGGTTTCTGGACAACTACAGCATCATGGCTGGTGTGCTGCTTGGCatcctgctgccccag